A window of Adhaeribacter arboris genomic DNA:
ATGGAACAGAAGCGGAGTGAGCTTACCGCCATCCCCGCGTTACTAGATGGGGTGGCCCGTGTGGTCAGAGCCGGAGTCCGCCCGGAGCAAGGGCACTGAGAAGGGGCTGCCCTTTGGGCGAAGATGCCAGCCGGGAAAGAGAGGAGAGCGGGAGAGCGGGCCGGCAAACCGGCATCGGCTGGGCAAAATGGGCGCTCTATTTACTGAAAAAGGAGCAAGTTAAAATAAGGAGCCAATGAAATCGTAAAAAGCTAGCCGAAGCCCCAACTACCTGCTACAAATCCTCACACCGTAAACTTTGGGGCGGAAACCTTATATGATTGAACCTGATCAGTCATATTTGTAAAAGCAATACTACCGGTTTGTCGTTGAAGCCTTTTCAAGTCTCCAGAATAGGGTGCTATATTATTTGAATCGTACCCTGTCTGCTTCGTGGCCGGCAGGCTTCGTTTGGCTCTATTAGGCGCATTGGAACGTGCCGCGGCACGTTCTACCTATTTCACAATTCCCGTTTCTCACCACCGAAACCTTAGAAGGCCCTCTACCGCCAAACGGGTGTCCACTTTTCTTAGCTACTGTTCATCATCTAACAGAAACCCTCCCAATACGTCTTATTCCTTTTAAATTGGTATTATCATGTCATTACGATTGTCGCTAACAAGCCTCTGATTAACTGCACCAAGGTAGTAGGATAAACTCCTAACCAAATCAACAATAAAGCTAAAATCGCCATAGTTGCCCCGGTAGCAAAGGAGATTGCCGGATGGAGTACTTTGCGTTCTTTTTTCTGATTTGGCACGGTTTGCGCAAACATAGCGGCAATTACTTTAATGTAGTAATACAACCCGATTACGCTGTTGAGAACCAGCATGAAAACCAGCAACCAATGCTGCGTATTTACCCCGGAAGCCAGAATATAAAACTTGCCTACAAAGCCGGCGGTTAACGGAATGCCGGCCAATGATAAGAGCATAGCCGTAAAAATAGCGGCCGTGCCGGGCCGCCGCCAGAATAACCCGCGGAAATCGCGTAACCGGTCGGCATCGCGCTTGGTATCCGATAAAAGTGCCACTACCCCGAACGCACCTAAACTAGTAATAAAATAGGCTACCAGGTAAAAACTCACTGCTTCGATACCCAATTGATTTCCGGCCAGAAAAGCTACCAGAATATACCCCAAATGCGCAATAGAAGAATAAGCCAGCAAGCGCTTGATATTCCTCTGGCGTAAGGCCAGTAGGTTGCCCGCCAGCATCGAAGCAATGGCAATTACCGTAAAAATCAACATTAGGTTTTGGTACCGATAGGCATCTACCTGGGCAAAAAACGAATGAGGAGTGCCATCATTCCTCCTTTGGATACGGTAGCAATAAAGGCCGTTACCGGCGCTGGGGCACCTTCGTATACATCGGGTGCCCACATGTGAAAGGGTACCACGCCTAATTTAAAGCCGACGCCTACTACCATTAGCCCAAAACCCGTTAACAGCAAAAGAGGTAACTCCGGTAACGCTTTTAGATGTGCGGCAATCCCCGGGAAAGTCATGGTACCGCTATCGGCATAAATTAAAGCCATGCCAAACAGCAAAAAGGCCGACGACATAGCGGCTAAGATAAGGTATTTAATGCCAGCTTCGTCGGAATGCTCGCGGGTACGCAAGTAGGCAATTAAAGCGTACAAGGCTACGCTGAGTACTTCCAAGCCTAGGAATAGCGCCATAAAATGCTGACTAATGACCAGCACGCTGGAGCCGAGGGTGGCGAGTACGAGCAAAATATAGTATTCTTCCCGGCGTTCTTCCCGTTGTTCAAAGTAGGCATACGACAACATCGTTACAAACAGGGAAGTAGCCAGAATTAACCCCAAATTAAATACTCCCCAGCCATCAATTATAAAAAATGGGTCTAGGGGATAAGGCTCGCGGCCGAGTGGCATAAGGGTAAATAGTGATACCAGGTGGGCAGCCAGAGTAATGCCGTAGATAACTTTATGATTACGTTTTACCGCTATCACGAGCATATTTAAAGTAGCGGCTCCCACTAACACCAGCAGCGGCATCAGGGCATAAAAATCATTTAAGCGCATGCGAACCTCCTTTTATGGGAACAGTTAAAACAGAATCGATGGGTATATTTTGTTGGGCCACCTGAACGGCCTTAGAAGTTTTTACGTCCGGTTTTTTGTAGGCTTGCAATTGTTCTTGCAAGGATAACCGGGCCCGATCTAACACGGGTTGCGGATTTAATCCGAGCCACAAAATTAGTATCACCAGCGATACCGCCATCAGCATTTCCCGGAAATTAAGGTCGGGTAATAAGTGCTCGGAATAGTTTTTACCCAGAAATACTTTTTGCATAATCCGTAGCGAATAAGCCGTAGCAGCTACCAAGCCGATGGTCGCTAAAATGGTGAGTACCCGGTTGGCTTGCCAGCTACCTACCAGCGTCAGGAACTCCGCAATAAAATTACCTAAACCGGGTAAGCCCAGGGAGGCCATTACAAATACCATGGTAATCACGCCCATCTTGGGAATGCTGGACCAAAAGCCACCCATTTGCCGGATGTCGCGGGTATGCAAGCGTTGGTACAGAAAGCCCGCCAAAATAAATAAAGCTCCGGTACTTAGGCCGTGCGTAATCATCTGCATGACTACTCCCTGAAAAGCCCATTCGTTAAAGGCAAACACACCGAGCGCCACAAAGCCCATGTGGCTCACGCTGGTATAGGCGACTAATCGTTTTAAATCGGTTTGGGAAAAAGCCAGAATGGCGCCGTACAAGATTCCTATTACTCCTAACAGCATGGCCCAAGGTGCAAAAGCCTGCGCCGCCTCCGGAAACAAAGGCACCACGAATCGTAATAACCCATAAGCTCCGGTTTTAAGCAGCAGGCCCGCCAGAATAACACTACCGGCCGTGGGGGCTTCGGAGTGCGCATCCGGTAACCACGAATGAAAAGGCACCACGGGCAGTTTCACCAGGAAAGCCGCTAGGAAACCGGCCATCAACCACCCGCCTACGGCCGGGGAGAAGGAAGTATTTAGTAATTGAAAGTAGTTAAAGGTGTAAGTGCCCGTATTACTGCCGTGAACAAAATAAACCCCCAAAATAGACAGCAACATCAGCAGCCCACTGGCTTGGGTAAAAATGAAAAATTTATAAGCCGCGTACATCCGGTTTTCGTGGCCCCAGATACCAATTAAAAAATACATGGGTATCAACATTACTTCCCAGAAAAAGTAAAACAGGAATAAATCCATGGTGAGGAAAACCCCGGTAATTCCCGCCAGCACCCACAAAATATTAAAATAGAAAAAGCCAACTTTGGTTTTTATCTCGGTCCAGGAAGCGAGTATGGCCATCATACCCAAAAAGAAAGTAAGCAGCAGCATGAGCAAGCTTAAACCATCCAGGGCCAGCGAAAAGGACACGCCCCATTGCGGTACCCAGGGAATATCTAATCGGATAATCCAACTACTGTTAGGTTGAATTAGCGTGGAACTACTGGTCCAGAAAAATAAGGTGGTAATGAAATTAGCCAGTACTACCCCTAATGCAATCCAGCGGGGTAAGGCAGGATTTAATTTGCTGGAAAGCCAGGCAACTATGCCGCCCATCAGAAGGAAACCAATTAGCCCAGCTAGAATCATGGCAGTAAACTTAAGGTGATAATTAACAAGGCTCCTACCACTATTCCCATCATGTACCAGCGCAAGATGCCGCTTTGCGTTTGGGTCAGTCCGCGGTTAAAGGTGCGGGCCAGGGCTGCTATTGCCGTATATATTTTATCGATAACATCATTTTTATTAATGGTAGCCAGATAAACAAAAGGCCGCACTAATACGAGGTCGTACAATTTATCGAAACCCCAGCCAGAGTACCAAAATTGAAGAATGCTTCTAACCAGGCCCGATTGGTCGAGAATATTTTGTAAGGCAGGCCTTTTGAGAAAAAACAAATAGGCCAAGTACACGCCCGACGAAGATACCATTACCGCCAGTACCTGGAACAGCCACTCCAAATTTCCTAAGTTTTCGTTAATGGTAATAGCAGGTAAAGTAGAAGTTAAAAAATCGGAGAAGATAGTAACATGACCGAAATTATGCGGCAGCTCAATAAAACCACCTACCAGAGAAAGAACCGCGAGAATGACTAAAGGAATTGTAATTACTTTGCCGGGCGGATGCGATAACTGGGTTTTGGGTTCACCGTAAAAAGTAATAAATACCATCCGGAAGGTATACACTCCCGTAATAAACGCCCCGAACAGACCTGCCAAATAAAGCCAAAAACTGCCACGTTCACCAGCTAAAGAATACCATAAAATTTGG
This region includes:
- a CDS encoding NADH-quinone oxidoreductase subunit N — its product is MLIFTVIAIASMLAGNLLALRQRNIKRLLAYSSIAHLGYILVAFLAGNQLGIEAVSFYLVAYFITSLGAFGVVALLSDTKRDADRLRDFRGLFWRRPGTAAIFTAMLLSLAGIPLTAGFVGKFYILASGVNTQHWLLVFMLVLNSVIGLYYYIKVIAAMFAQTVPNQKKERKVLHPAISFATGATMAILALLLIWLGVYPTTLVQLIRGLLATIVMT
- a CDS encoding NADH-quinone oxidoreductase subunit N, whose product is MRLNDFYALMPLLVLVGAATLNMLVIAVKRNHKVIYGITLAAHLVSLFTLMPLGREPYPLDPFFIIDGWGVFNLGLILATSLFVTMLSYAYFEQREERREEYYILLVLATLGSSVLVISQHFMALFLGLEVLSVALYALIAYLRTREHSDEAGIKYLILAAMSSAFLLFGMALIYADSGTMTFPGIAAHLKALPELPLLLLTGFGLMVVGVGFKLGVVPFHMWAPDVYEGAPAPVTAFIATVSKGGMMALLIRFLPR
- the nuoM gene encoding NADH-quinone oxidoreductase subunit M, which codes for MILAGLIGFLLMGGIVAWLSSKLNPALPRWIALGVVLANFITTLFFWTSSSTLIQPNSSWIIRLDIPWVPQWGVSFSLALDGLSLLMLLLTFFLGMMAILASWTEIKTKVGFFYFNILWVLAGITGVFLTMDLFLFYFFWEVMLIPMYFLIGIWGHENRMYAAYKFFIFTQASGLLMLLSILGVYFVHGSNTGTYTFNYFQLLNTSFSPAVGGWLMAGFLAAFLVKLPVVPFHSWLPDAHSEAPTAGSVILAGLLLKTGAYGLLRFVVPLFPEAAQAFAPWAMLLGVIGILYGAILAFSQTDLKRLVAYTSVSHMGFVALGVFAFNEWAFQGVVMQMITHGLSTGALFILAGFLYQRLHTRDIRQMGGFWSSIPKMGVITMVFVMASLGLPGLGNFIAEFLTLVGSWQANRVLTILATIGLVAATAYSLRIMQKVFLGKNYSEHLLPDLNFREMLMAVSLVILILWLGLNPQPVLDRARLSLQEQLQAYKKPDVKTSKAVQVAQQNIPIDSVLTVPIKGGSHALK